The DNA segment TAGAATCAAACGTTCCTACATCATACGGACAAAGTATTCCAAACCCTTTGACTAAGATATTGTATGTAGATGTAAAACCACCTAAACTTACTGATATTGTCCCTGTTTTGTCTGTTGGAGGATATGATGCCGTGAACTTTCCAAATTCCGAAAAGGGATCACCGAACGCTCCAATGATTGGTTCCGAAGTGAATGTAGGATGTACAAATATGAAATTATTAAATGCATCATACCCTGCTGCATCTAACGCAGTTGTCGTTCCAGCATTCACTTGGAATGGATTCGGTAACTCAGCTGAGTTATATAATACAATCATCCTCACCATAACACCTGGATATACATTAATCGGCATGGAAAGATTTAGATTTCCATAACTTGCTTGGATGTATGATCCACCAATCACTTGGGCAGTGTAACGAGCACTTAACCAATTCGGTCGTGATGTAACCCCCTTTCCACCTGCAAAGGTCATTGTTTCCGCTGGCACAGGGTAATACGTAGTAGATGAATTTCCTTTCACTTGAATGGTCAAGTCTCTTGAAAAACCAGCAGTCATCCTGGTGATTGTATTTTGAAACCGAATCGGTGTTACACTATCTCTTACATCACCACTTATGGTATCAAAGGAAGTTGGTGCAGTTGTTGGCCGAGTAACTCTTGCGTTTAACGAATCATATACTTCAATATAGTATTCTAAACCAGCTGCAAAAATATCTGATGCAGGAATTTTAGCCTGGTAAAATTGACCTGTCCCATCATTTTCATCAGGCAACATAACAATACTTTTGAAAATAGAACCACTCCCTTGGGTTCTATAATAAAATCTTGCAGTCACAATTGCAGATGCATCCCAATCAAGAATACTCGTTCTTACAACCGCTGGTAATCCCTCGATCAATCGACCAGGGAAAAAAGTAGCACCTCCGATTGTTGGAGGATTGTTAGTTAATACTAAGTTTTGGGCTGTCAGAATATAATTTGAGAAGTGGTAAATAGAAGTTGAGACACAATGGTTCACTAAGTCAACATCACCACCATAACTTATATATCGTTTCGTTGCAGGATCATAGTGTTGGATCTGTAACGTTTTCTCACTTTTACCTTGCAAAAATTCAGGTCGACCATCATAACATATTTTCATTTGTGCTGGTTTATTGAATTGCAAATTCTCAGGCCCAAACTTGTAGGCAACTTGGAGGGGTACAATCGAATCAGTTGCTGGTGGCAGACCTGTCTCCGAATATGTAATCACTGTTTCTTCGTCTAACGCACCTAATGGTATCGTTAAACTCATGGTTGGAGCTTGGATTACAGCGCCAGTTTCAGGTGTAACAACAACTGAACTAGATGCAAAAAAAGAACCAAACATAAACATTTTGTTAAAATTGGAAATCTTGTTTTCGCTGCTACACATTATCAAATTGCAACAACTAACAACAAAGATCACAATCAATACTTTGCGCATGTTTTTTACCTTTTAGTTTTTTCAAATATAAAAATCAATAATAGGAATTGATTGATTCCTACTTTGACAATGTTGCCAAATCTGAGTAATCCAAAAGTAACAGTCAACTAATTTTTCGCATAACATAGAATTTTTTATACCAACTATTGTTCGTTAATGCAAAATTCATTTTCATAGAACATATATTCTTATACTTATCCCCAATTTAATGCATGAATTATCTATAATATTTGTTATATTATTGTTTATAGACAGGATAATTGACACTTGATTGCAAATATTGAACCGAATTCAAAATGAATTCTTCCTATTTGAGATCCATAATATCTCTTACAAACAAAAGTTTTATGTAACATTTGCTTAGAAAATTTCTAATTTGGCCTTTCCAAAGTCCAAAATGTACTTCCAAGACAAAACAAAGATTATATAAAAAGGCGAATGAGAAAAGTTGTCTTTGGAATCAATGTATCGTCGGATGGATTTTATGGCCATACAGGCATGGTTGTCGATGACGACCTACACCAATACTTCACCGATTTTTTGAAACAATCGGATCAGATCCTATATGGACGAATCACCTATGATCTGATGGTTCCATTTTGGCCTGATGTTGCAAAAAATAAATCCATGTCTTCCGTAAGTAATGAATTTGCTGACGTTTTCACTTCCCTTGGAAAAATTTTGTTTTCTCATACGGTTACGAAGGTAACTGATCCGAACACAACCATCGCTACTCGGTCACTCGAGGAAGAAGTGAAATTTCTTAAAAAACAAGTTGGTAAGGACATTTGTGTTGGTAGTTTAAGTATTGCTTCCCAACTTTCTAGTCTCGGTCTCATCGATGAATATCGGTTTGTCATCCATCCCGTCATTGTGGGACAAGGTCCTAAGTTATTTAGTGATCACTCTTTAAAAACAACTGTTAGATTGGATTTGATAGATACCAAAACGTTTTCCTCAGGAAATATAGCACACCATTACAAAACGAGAAGAGAGAATTGATTTATGGAACCTACATTAGAGCACCATCAAAAAATTGCAAAAATGTCCTTTGCCACCGTATATCCTTTGTATGTTGCAAAAGTAGAAAAAAAAGGAAGAACTGTAAAAGAATTAAACCAAGTAATCGAATGGCTCACATCCTTTGATGAGAAAAAAATAAAAGAACTGATCAAAGAAAATGTTA comes from the Leptospira ellinghausenii genome and includes:
- a CDS encoding dihydrofolate reductase family protein, producing the protein MRKVVFGINVSSDGFYGHTGMVVDDDLHQYFTDFLKQSDQILYGRITYDLMVPFWPDVAKNKSMSSVSNEFADVFTSLGKILFSHTVTKVTDPNTTIATRSLEEEVKFLKKQVGKDICVGSLSIASQLSSLGLIDEYRFVIHPVIVGQGPKLFSDHSLKTTVRLDLIDTKTFSSGNIAHHYKTRREN
- a CDS encoding DUF2200 domain-containing protein gives rise to the protein MEPTLEHHQKIAKMSFATVYPLYVAKVEKKGRTVKELNQVIEWLTSFDEKKIKELIKENVSFDTFFSKASLNENATLIKGMICGYRVEEIQNPLTKKVRYLDKLVDELAKGKSIDKILRK